The stretch of DNA CCGATTTCGTCATTGGACCGGCCATCTACGACGCGGCGCACGATCGCCGCCTCGCGTTCTGTCAGCGGCTCCCAACGCGCTGCGTGCCCTTCCAGAAGCTGAGCAGGCGTGAACGCTGGTCGGCCCGCCACCACCCGGCGAATGGCCGAGACGATCTCAGTCGTCTTTGCCGTCTTAAGAAGGTAGCCGCGAGGGCCGAGGCGCATCGCGACTTCGAGATATTCCGGTTACGAGAAGCTCGAGAGAACGATGAACGCGGGTCCGCCCGGGTCTGCGATGCCGCGCAGCAGCTCGGTCCCCGAGCCATCCGGGAGGCGGAGATCGACCAGCACCACGTCTAGATCGTCCTGTGCCATGAATTCGCGTGCGGCGCGGATGGACGACGCTGATCCCGCACGTCTATCCCATGGCTTCGGAGTCCAGCGACGAGGCCGTCCACCACGATCGGGTGATCGTCGACGATCAGCACGC from Longimicrobiales bacterium encodes:
- a CDS encoding response regulator transcription factor; protein product: MRLGPRGYLLKTAKTTEIVSAIRRVVAGRPAFTPAQLLEGHAARWEPLTEREAAIVRRVVDGRSNDEIGTDLGISTKRVEAHLTRLFERYRVASRTELAVRAERDGWLDLPRRDMAPHTD